DNA from Eucalyptus grandis isolate ANBG69807.140 chromosome 5, ASM1654582v1, whole genome shotgun sequence:
CGTGTggtccaaaaaggaaaaacatgcaCGTGCTTTGTCATTGTAATTCACCTGAGCTGTGACGATCGAAGTCACAAAATAAGTAAGAGTAATGATCCTATATTTATCTTCATCTTTATAGCTCAATCTCCTTTCAAAAAGCATTCAAACTCGTTGCAGAGTTCAACCTCTACGCACCCTGGCACCGGAAAACAGTTGACTTATAGGATATATAACATGGTGAATTCAAACTCAGTGGCACAGAATGCCATACAGGACACACCATCTAGGGAAGGACGGCAGCTCACACTTGTTCAATACTATACAAATATACAGTTATAGTACCAACTGTCTTCTAGGATGAGTCAATCTAACAGCCTGCCATTACTATTCCAAGTTGCTTGAGCCGGGCAAAAAGCAGCCAACAGTTCAACCTGCGGGGAACAACTCAAGGACGCACTGTATAGCAAAATTGATAGGCAACTTCTCAACGCTAGTTCCTTCtcgaagatgaagaggatgaactctCAAAATATGTTGGCTTTGGTGTCGAGGGGCAGCCCAGAGACTGGATCAGCTCACCCACAGTTAGCACTTTGAACTTATGGGGTGTATTGGTAGCGATGTTATCGACACGGTGCTCAAAAATCTTCCCCTTCTTATCAAATTTGTATTGAGAAGTGCCGTCGAATCGACCACGACTCTCCCATGGGACTCGAGGAATTCCATGAACAGTCCACCGAACCATCAAGACGTTTTCGACCGGCTGCCACACGCTAATGATGTCAACCCACAAAGCTCTGAAGAATATTCTTCCATGAAATCGTAATCCCCAGAAGATAGATTTGTAGTTCTCAATTCCCATGAAAGTGTTGAGCGGATCTTTGAAGACTATGTCATCCCTACAGAAAGCAAAGAAGAGCATCTTACATTGATTTCCGAGACACCACTTAGAATGGCTATTAGTATTTTCCTATAGGGAAAACCACAAGCTTTGGGAACTTCCAAAATGTGCATCATCATCGAGAACAGTCATTAGATAGATAATCAGTATTAGGATATAACACCAAGTAAAGTGCATACAGCCTGGAAAACCAAAAGCACAGTTTTATCTCAAAGTGGTACAGACTAGATATGAATAAGCATAGGTttccaaatagaaaataattagcACCACAGATAAGCATCCAGAGTTCACCCAGTAGTGGCATAGACAAGCAAAAGGCACATCAACAAAACACCACAGCTGTGTGATACTTCCTTATGAACATCAAGAGAGCATATGCACATATATAGGAGCTCCCTCCCAATCTAGTACTTGTGCATATGAGAGCacataaatttcaaattcttacAAGCTTAAGAAAACACCTAATGTGACTGTCATGTATTAAGAGATACCAGATTATACCAAATTATACCTGCATCCATCCTGGGCATAAGCACTAGTGACGACCCAAGTCCAGAATACAAGAGCAATGAGCAAGGTAAATCAGCTCAAGGGGATCAAATATCTAGACTTCACAGTTGGTTCCATGTCAAGAGATTGGGTAATCATTCAGGTTCAGCTCAATTCCTGTTTCCTATTGATGATTCCTGAGTGTATGTATACATTGAAACTTATGCTGATAATAAAAATCACACATGGGCTCTAGCTAAAATCAGGCACTTACATACCTAATGAACTCCTGAAGAAACCATCTGATGGCTCTAAAATGAATTGTCACAATCAGTTTATAATGACACTACCAAGCAACAAGCATGGCTATGAATTTAAAGTAGGCACATCTCCTTTTAGTACACTACAATCGCCCACACATGCATTTATAAACCGAACACGAAACCGCCTGTTCAATTACTGAACAATGGGACCTGAACCAACATAATCGATCAAGCTCTTGTACTTGCACCAATTGCAACTCTGTCTAGCATAAAAAAGTTGGGTATTTTACTTTGGGCCTAAAATGACAACTAGTCACATAATCATTTTGCTTAAAATCCACCAGTTTTACCCAAGCAATCCATATGCTTAATTTGCATTAGCAACGGTGTCACTCATCAACTGAAACTAATTAAGACGAGCTAAACATTCTCAAAAAAACAAAGCTTTTCGACCACAGAACTGACACAATCGCGTAATTCATTCATCCAGAAGCTAATTAAGCAAACAGGACATCATCAACAGATTCAAACCTGTAGATATCGAAATTGAGCTCCCGGTAAAACAGCTCCGGAAAGCCCTCGCGCAAAGTGCGAATCGCATAGCCCATATTCAAGTAATaatcctgctcctcctcctcctcctcctcgctcttCTTCACCGGAGCAGGGAATTGTCCGTACAGTCTCACATTCTGATTGCACTCCAAAGAAATCCTCAACTCGGCGTCCTTCGTCCGCGCTCGGATTCTCGCCCTAGACCCCAAACCCTCGTTCCTCCCGAGCCGCGGGACGACCTTGAGATTTCTCGAATTAGGGCTCAGGGAAGGGAATTCGTTGGCGGCAAATTCCTTGCGCCGAACGGCGCGGAGCGTGGGGACTTCCGGCGAGAGGATTTGAACGGCCATGGCGACCTTGCTCGGCGGTGCTATCAAAAAAAGTGCGGAGGATTAAGGGCGGGTGAAACGACAAAGCGACATTTTCCCGAGAAAATTGCGACTGGAGATGAGATATTTTCTTGGCcagacggaggaggaggaaaatggGGAGTGGGGGGATATCCGTTTCGGATAATAAAGAGTTTTCCTTGTGGATAATTAGAATTATCggataattaaaaattatgtgATTGGTCGTCAGGATTTATTTGCCTGCGGCCAAGAGCCCTCACCTTTCTCCCGGGCCGACCAATCAAAGGTCGTTGATGGCTGAAGGCAAAGCAACGTGAGCCGcccaattccaaattttaagttattttaATAGGAAAAACTTCAGGGATCCTTACTCCCTAAAATTGATAGACCATGTTGATACCACGTTTTGCATCTTCTGTTTAGAAGGTGATGGATTGACATTAATCTCGATAGTCATTGTGACACAAAATGGAATGAACACAACTCATAATAGTTATCGAGTTGATTGGAAAATAAGAGTAAATCTCGATATATGATGATTACGTGATTAATGTATATATGAATTGAGATGAAAGATCAATACACATGAAATTACATAAGGAGGTATGACATGGGTATTACAAGACTTATTTGCAACTAAGAATGGTAGCTTATTATAGAGTATGACACAAGGTGAAATTAACTTTTCAGACGGAGTGCTTGATGGAAGAGCTATATCCAGTTTGATCATCATAATATTTGGACCACAGCATCACGCCTCCATACTTAGCAGATCTTTTGATGGCGGGCAGTACTTTGGAAGTAAGATCTGATGCGGGAATAAATCCATTGTTATCTGCATCCGGAGCTGCGGGCAATCCCAAGAAGATTTTGTCGGCCTGGATCGAAGTCCACTGCTTCCATGCATCTTCCAAACTACCCATATCCCCAGAACTATATTCGCATGGCGGATTGTTGTAAAATTGGACCCATACGTAGTCGAATAAGCCTGTTTGAAGGGCACCTCCAACCCAAGCATCCGGATAAGGACACTGAGGGGCTGCAGTCAAGTACACCTTCTTCCCCTTCTTGCTATATGAAGACAAGTACCTAGCCAAATCATCGTAGTGTTGACTCGTGCCTCCTTCAATGTCGAAATCGATGCCGTCGAGCACCGCATCTCCAAGTGGCCTAGACGAGGAGTGGCCGCCCAAAAAGTTGTTCCACAGATAAGTCGCGACCTGTTTAGCATCCTCGGCAGAAGCGAGATAGTAACTTCCCGCGCCTCCCCCGATTGAGAGTATCACCTTGACTCCCCTAGCTTGGCAAGACTTGATCTCCGAGCTCAAGCTGGTGCATCCTCCATTGGAAGGATCACAGTGGCCGGCAAGGTTGAGCACAGGAGCTTGGCCATTGCCAAAGACACATAAGAAAGCTAGGTTCACAAACTTGTAGTTTCCGGAGGCACAAGCGTCGGCTAAAGTGCCTTCGTTGCCATTCTGACCCCAATAGATAGAAATTCTTCCACTGTTGATGCTGACCACAAGGGCCAAAATGATTGAAAGGAGAAATGATAGTGAGATGGAGGATTTGGAATCCATTTTTGGTGTTTCTCTCAACTCACTTGGTATGCTTGATTAGAGTTTACTCTCACTTTGGTGCTTGAGAAGGTTGAGAATTAGGGGCTTTTTATAGGAGAAAGATGGAGCCCACCTATGATGTCCGTGTTTGGTGTTTTCCGGGAGAGTGCGTGACTTGGCAACTGAGCAGTCTGACAAATATTTCATCAACTAGAGGTTGCGGATTAACGTAGATGGCCTGTAAAAAAGTTAAGTAAGATAAGAACAAAACCATCCTCTTTTGGTCATTAATTTACAATTGTTCTTCCATTCTTTAACTTAAatccaaaaggaaagaagatcgTTAAGTAGTGGCAATTGTGTTGCGCGCGACGGCGGGCTTTTCGGCAGCTAATTGTTGTCTCCTGTATGTAAATCGACTTGATGGTTGATGTTATTGGTATTGTCCTACTTCCTACATAAGCAGTTGTCTTACTCTCTAGTAGTAATAATTTCTTTATGTTGAAAGTACTCCTAAATTTGCTGTGGTGTGTTTAACTTCACACTAGAAGTTGTATAGAAATTTCGAGTTTAATAACGTGAATCCCACGGACAAGCTAATGTAAGCTCGTTCTTGTTTGAGAACTAAAACAACtcatgaaatttgtttgattcttGCTCTAGTCACCATGCGGTTAGATCTTCGTGGGTTCTATCGCGATCCCAACATTATTTGCGAAATGCTTCACCTGGATTGGTTAATGTGTGGGTTCTTTCGAGTTTGCAATTGCAAATCTTCTTGCATATTACTGCTATCAAATACACTGTCAATCCCGTGATTGTCTAATGAATACTAGGACAATCTCAAGAAGCTTTCAGCTTTGTGAAGCTAGgttgttttccaattttcaatttaatatgcTGAAAAAGAGGCACAAGGAGGGGATTGACTGTTGCTTTCTCAAGTCCTACAGTGTTCTCATGTGATTAAAGCACCAGACAACAGAAATATAAGAGAATTTAATTGTGGCTTTCTCAAAACCTACTCTGTGCTCTCATGTGATAACGCAGTACACAATCAATCCCTCTCTTTCCCATCCTACTTTtggatttcattttttggaactttttttatctcttcatCCTAGAGCCTTGTATTGCCAAACCCTTGAATGAAATCTAGTGGCAGACCAAGATTGTGACCAGATAAGCCGTTTGCTTGATCGATTGATCCACCGCATGTTTTGCTTCTCCAAATTCAAAGAGTTGACGAGACTTTGCATTCTACTGCATTTCTTATATTAGTATTGGGTGGTTTTGGACCTCTCTCACCTCGAAAATTAAGCTCAAATGGTGAGTATTTCTCTTACACTTATAAATCGACCATTAGTCTCTACTCCAACAATTTTCTCCTCACACATTGGACTTGGGTTGAGCTATAACGTCCCTTTTCAACTGCTGCAATTGACAAGATAATTCCAGTTTTTAAGTATAGATCCCCTCATAGGTATCAGAACCACGGTCTCATTTGTAACTTAGTCTGTTCTATGCGCTTAGATAGTAAATCCAGTGCTAAGAAGATTCTTCCTTGACCATGACTGATCCTAAAACTCTCAATGCTTCTGTTACCCTTACTCCATCcccatcttcctcttcattttgtgTATCAAATGCCTCTAAGATTAACTATCTTTATGAAATCTCTTTTAGTGATAATACAAAGATTTTTGAAACCTAGCTTCCTTTTTTGAACCCATATTTAGCTTTTGCCAaaccattttcatctttttctcccATCCGCTCAATTCGATGTCTTATCCACCAAACTCCCAAAGAAGTGAAAGAGTATGTGTAGTCCTCCAAGTTTGACCAGCATCCAATTCCAGCCACTGAGAAGGAGTACTTTGTTATTGTTCAAATTCCTCCATAATTTCCTAAATAGTGGACCCAATAGGGTTATTCTCATATTCATTATGGAGCTATGCGTATCGCACTTACTTTTCATGGCCGAAAATGTTTACTAGTTGTGGTAAAAAAGGTCTTATTGGACACTCGGTTTTTAGAATACAAGCACGCTTGTATTCGCACTGTCCAAACTATTATGAATGTTGGGATAGTCTTTATAACCTTGTATCAAAACTTTAGTGTTGCTCTTTCAGACTTTCAATTGCTTCCTTTTTGAAGGTCTATATCCAGCTTACTGGAGCACCTTAGATTGCCGATTTTGTCGCATTAATACTCCACTACCAAATGGTCTATAAAGTGTAGAATCATGCCTTGGATCTCAATTTTGAGGATGGAAATGAAGACACCCTATTCATCTCCATGCAAGATGATCAAGCCTCCTGTATCTATGGTCCCTAGGCAAATTCCTAAAGAAAAGTTGACCAAActccttccagagacttggatAACCAATTATGAAAAGTTGTGTCAAAATAATAGCTCCTCCAATCCTCATACTTTGAATTTGTGAGAAAAAATGATGGCATTGTTGCCATCAAGTtcgataaagaaaaagaagaaagtccttctatcttcaaACCCTGTTCATGATCCAACCTTGCATTCCAGATCTAATCCTTGAGCTCCAGTCCTCATAATTTGAATTGGTGAGAAAAAATGATGGCACCGTTGCCATCAAGTtcggcaaagaaaaagaagaaagtccttctatcttccaaaccttGTTCATGATCCAACCCTGCATTCCAGATCTGATCCTTGAGCCAGATTCAAAGAAACTTGTTAAATATTTCAAGAGTGATGGAAATCATGTCTATTATTACAAAGATCCTTATGgtaattgtttttgggatcttTTTTTGCTAATGTTCTTCATGTATAAATTCTCTTGATGAAGTAGATCCTGCTACAAAGCTCAAGCGAAAAGCTTGAAAGGCTAAAGATGGCTAATACAGGTATTTGAATGAAGACCCCAGAGGTATTTGAATGAAGACGAGGTATTTGAATGAAGACCCCTCTATTGATACCTTGATGAAAGTGataagttccaatttatgggtTTTTATGCCCCATCTCCACTACCCGTAAAGgcatcaccatcatcttcagCTTCACCACCCTCGCCTCCTTCCTAATCTCCTCATAAAAAACTAGTTATTTCCCCATTTTATAAGTCAATTCTCGAGTGGGCAAAGAAGATTTCATACCCAGTTAAACTTCCGAATGAAGTACCATCCAGCCAAGAAACTCAGAAGAAGACTAACCCTTCAATTTTCATGTTCTATGATATAGATTTTCCTCCTTTTATGCGAGAATGCtctaagctttttatttttatttttatttttttgtgttgtGGAAGAATTTATTGATCTCCAAGGAATATATCACCATGTTCCAAAAATCCATGCCCCAattgatgtggatgaacatagGAGGCAAAAGAGAACTCTTGTTGTCGAGGCTATTTTGAATTGGTAATCGAAAACTCTTTTGGCACATAACAATGCTTTTGAaacaattgactccaaaatCATTGAAGTACAGTGAGATCTCAAGAGATATGATGAGACCACCGAGaaaatgcttcaaattttaGAAAAGGCTTCACACCCTGGACA
Protein-coding regions in this window:
- the LOC104443394 gene encoding uncharacterized protein LOC104443394 produces the protein MAVQILSPEVPTLRAVRRKEFAANEFPSLSPNSRNLKVVPRLGRNEGLGSRARIRARTKDAELRISLECNQNVRLYGQFPAPVKKSEEEEEEEQDYYLNMGYAIRTLREGFPELFYRELNFDIYRDDIVFKDPLNTFMGIENYKSIFWGLRFHGRIFFRALWVDIISVWQPVENVLMVRWTVHGIPRVPWESRGRFDGTSQYKFDKKGKIFEHRVDNIATNTPHKFKVLTVGELIQSLGCPSTPKPTYFESSSSSSSRRN
- the LOC108959334 gene encoding acidic endochitinase-like, translating into MDSKSSISLSFLLSIILALVVSINSGRISIYWGQNGNEGTLADACASGNYKFVNLAFLCVFGNGQAPVLNLAGHCDPSNGGCTSLSSEIKSCQARGVKVILSIGGGAGSYYLASAEDAKQVATYLWNNFLGGHSSSRPLGDAVLDGIDFDIEGGTSQHYDDLARYLSSYSKKGKKVYLTAAPQCPYPDAWVGGALQTGLFDYVWVQFYNNPPCEYSSGDMGSLEDAWKQWTSIQADKIFLGLPAAPDADNNGFIPASDLTSKVLPAIKRSAKYGGVMLWSKYYDDQTGYSSSIKHSV